CCGACGGATCCTCTTCGGATACGCCTACGGACGGCGCATCCGCAAGGCTGTTTTCCCCGCTGCCGGATTGGGAACACGATTTCTGCCGGCGACCAAAGCTCAACCCAAAGAGATGCTGCCGCTCGTTGATAAGCCGCTCATTCAGTACGCCGTCGAGGAAGCCATCGCCAGCGGCATCGAACAAATCATCATCGTTACCGGCCGAGGCAAAAATGCCATCGAGGATCACTTCGACATCGCCTTCGAGCTGGAACAGGCGCTGGAAGAGAAAGGTCGTCACGATCAACTGGAGGAAATTCGCCGGATCGCGGCGTTGACGCGCTTCGCCTACGTCCGCCAGAAGAAGGCGCTCGGTCTGGGTCATGCGGTGCTGGTTGCCCGCGATCTCGTCGGCGATGAGCCGTTCGCCGTACTGCTCGGAGACGACGTGATTGATTCGGAGGTCCCCTGCCTCAAACAACTTCTCAACGTGTTCGAGCGTTACGAGGCTCCCGTCGTCGCCATCACGCCCGTGGAGGGACCGGCGATTTCCCGGTTCGGCGCGATTCGGGCCGAAGAGGTCGAACCCAATATCTTCTACATCTACGACATGGTCGAGAAGCCCCGCTACGAAGACGCTCCGTCAAATCTGGCCATCATTGGCCGCTATATCC
This is a stretch of genomic DNA from Blastocatellia bacterium. It encodes these proteins:
- the galU gene encoding UTP--glucose-1-phosphate uridylyltransferase GalU, which encodes MIRRILFGYAYGRRIRKAVFPAAGLGTRFLPATKAQPKEMLPLVDKPLIQYAVEEAIASGIEQIIIVTGRGKNAIEDHFDIAFELEQALEEKGRHDQLEEIRRIAALTRFAYVRQKKALGLGHAVLVARDLVGDEPFAVLLGDDVIDSEVPCLKQLLNVFERYEAPVVAITPVEGPAISRFGAIRAEEVEPNIFYIYDMVEKPRYEDAPSNLAIIGRYILTPDIFEELEKTPIGAGGEIQLTDAMRSLLQKRPFYGYRFEGKRYDAGDKLGFLIATVELALKRDDIGPAFRQYLKELKLAGMETWSGRE